In Candidatus Accumulibacter cognatus, the genomic window CTCCTCCTTTTCCGCGCCGTCTGGCGCGACGCCTGCGACCGCCGATCACCTGTAGTCATTTCATTGAGACTCTCTCGATTGAACAGTTCGAGTGTACGCTGCAGGATTGAAGGCCGTGTCGTCGAGATCGATGCCGAGTAAATGGCTTTTCGGCATCATGAAGCCGAAGAGGCGGAATTGCAGTCCGCAGATGCTCAGCCGCGCACCCAGCGCTTTCTCGGCGCCAAACAATTCATTTTTCAGCTTCAGCCCCAACGCCACTACGGTCTTCTTTCGCCAAACGAACGGTCACATCGCCTGGCGCGTCTGTGCCGCTGGCGATGTTGCCTCTTCGCCAAGGTGCAGCACCCGCAGGCCGTCGCCGAAATCGAGAAGCAGGTCGGCCGCCTGGTGCACAAGCGCTTTCTCGCCGATCTGCCCTGCGAGCGCCTGAACCATCTGCCGCGCTATCTGAAGACTGCGCAGGAACTGCGCATCCCGATGCCGGTCTCGGTGAAGCGGCTGCAAAAGAGGTGGGAGGGAATGGGGCGATAGGGTACGCCGCACCGTGGCGCGGCGAGGGTTAATCTCGAACGCCGGGCCGGCTTGGGCCGCACCGGCGACACATGATGCATCCTGTTGTCCCAGATTCCGGGCCCGCTCTGAAGCGGAGTTTCGCCGCAGACACGTGTCGAAAAATCTTACACAGGATTCCCAGAGGGCCCGAGATGGGAGCCAGTCGAACGCAAAAAAGCAAGTAATATCAAAGTCAAGTTCGGTCATCTGCAAAATTTGGCACATATCGTGCTTTGTGAGAATGATACGCAATACTTACACCCAATCGTACCGCCTCTCCATTGCCAAGGTCGCTTGACCGGCAAACCGTTTCGAGGACAGCAACGATGATTGGATCGCTGCCGGCAAACCGCAAGAGATGCATGGGCGTCACCGCCGCACTGCACAACATCAGCCGTGGTGCCCGTGCATCGACTCCAGGCTTGAATTCTGCGGGAAGGTGCGCCGTGACACGCCATGGCTCGCTTGGCCCCGTGCGATGGACGATTCCCCCACCCGCAGGAAAGGGCTAGTTCGTCATATGTCTGTCACGAACCAGCCCCAAGACCGGCCATGCGGCCGTACCAGAGACCGTCACGCAGGAAGCGCACGTCTGCCTGGCCTCACTCGTCCACCCGTGCCAGTCGTCCTGTCGCGTCACGCAAGGCGTACGGCACCGCTGCAACCACTACAGGAGTCCCGACATGCCCCGACTCATCCGCCTGACAATTCCCGCTCTGGCTTGCGCCATCCTGATGCCTGTGGTCAGCTTCTCCGCGCTGGGCGCGCCGACTCTGAACAGCAAGGCCTGGACCTACACACACGACCCTGCCAACGGCTACCTGTCCGAGATCGTCGCTTTCGACAACGCCAGCCAGACCCTCTGGGTAGCTGGCGTTAGCGGTGTGGACGTGCTGGATGCCCGCAGCGGTGCCTTCGTGCAGCGGATCGACACCCGCGCCTACGGCAATATCAATAGCGTCGCCATACACGGTGGGGTTGCGGCCATGGCCTTCGAGGCATCGGTGCGCACTGACCCGGGCAATGTCCGTCTGTTTGACACCGCTACCCGCAGCCCTCTGGCCGGAACGAACACCTTTGCCGTCGGCGCCTTGCCTGACATGCTGACATTCACGCCTGATGGCAGCAAGATCCTGGTCGCCAACGAGGGGACGCCCAGCACCTACGGTGCCCTTGTCTCTGTGCCGGGAGTCTTTCCACGCACTTACGGACCGGCTGCGCTGGACCCGGCGGGAAGCGTCAGCATTATCGACATGGCGACCCGAAGCGTCAGCGCCACGGCCACGCTGGCCGGCGTGGCGACCACAGGGACACAGATTCGCACGAACACGGGCATGGACTTCGAGCCCGAGTACATCGCCGTCAATTCTGCCGGGACGAAGGCATACGTCTCGCTGCAGGAGGCGAACGCGATGGGCGTGCTGGACATCCAGAGCGGGTCTTTCGCGCGGATCGTCGGTCTGGGCGTGAAGGACTTCAGCCTGCCCGAAAACCGCATGGATCCATTAAATGATGGCACCGCCAACCTGATCAATGTCAACGTCAAGGGTCTGTACCAACCAGATGCCATGGCCACCTTCGAACGCGGTGGTCAGACATTCGTGGTAATGGCGAACGAAGGCGATTTCCGTGAAGACGATGGTGATCGCTCAAGCGCAGGCTCTGCAGGCCTGAATGCCGCGCCACCACTTAATGCTTTGCGCGTGTCGAACACCGACTCGTCGGCGGGCAACCTGTTTACTGCCGGCGCACGTTCGTTCTCGATCCGCGACGCAAACGGCGTGCTGGTCTACGACAGTGGCGAGATCCTCGATCGGGAAGCCATCGCCGCCGGCATCTACGACGACGGCCGCAGTCGCGACAAGGGCGTGGAGCCCGAAGGTGTGGAGTTGATGGAAATCAGCGGCCGGCTCTTCGCCTTCATCGGTCTGGAGCGTACGCTGCAGGCTGCCATCGCCGCGTTCGACATCACTGACCCTGCCAACACGACCTTCGTCGGGCTGATGATCTCCAATGGCGACCGCGCGCCCGAAGGCCTCAAGGGCTTTGCTCTGGATGGACAGTACTACCTGGCCTTTTCGAATGAAGGCTCGAGTACCACTTCGGTCTTCTGGCTGGCGCAGCTGCCGGAACCTGGCAGCCTGGCGCTGACTGGCCTGGCGCTGGTGGGGCTGATGGGTGCACGGCTGCGGCGCGCGTGCACAGTGCCGTGAGCTGACAGCAGCTCAGGCGTGGGCTCCTGCAGCTCTGGTTGACCGCGCACCCGCGCGCGGTGGTCGTCTGGCTGCAGCTTGCGTTTCGGCCCCTTGCCGCCGGGCTGATCCCCGTTGAGAGCAACGTTGCGCCGCTGCGCGACGGCAGGCGGCAGGCGGCTGGCGCAGGAGGCATGAGTCATCATGCGGCGGTCCTTGCGCGCCCGAGCCCGACAGGACTTGGGGAAGCGTCAGCGTGCGGCTGTCGGACAGCGCGAGCCGCACGCGGCTCGAGGGGCCGTTGACGAAGGTCGCGTCGACAGCCTGGCCCCCGATACAGGCGAAATGCACCTTGATCGTCTTCACCGCCGCGCCTTGCCGCTTGCACGAGCCGTCGTAGTACGCGGCCGCGTCGCAGGTGTTCGTGCCGCTACACGTGCATGAGCCCAATTTGGCGAGGAAATGCATGGCCAGCATCGCAGTGGCGAGAGACGCTGACATGGGCTTTGTGCGAACTGCGCAATGGGCAGGTACAGTCTGCGCCGGAACAGCCATTCTTGATGGCACAGTCCACTTTTTCTGAAATGTGGCATCATGCTTGATATCCATTGCAGCAATATGGAACGTGAGTTCGGACAACTCAGGAGTAGATTGATGGCTTTGGACAGGTGTGGAATTACTGTGTCGGGTATTGCAATTGCGCTGTTTGCAATCGGCAGCGCCTATGCAGATTCAAGCTCGCTGCAGGCCCAGGCGAAGGCCGCTGATGCCACTCGCTACTCTTTCATCGTTGGCAAGGGCGCCGAGATCAAGGCCACCGGTGACAACATGGCGTTCACCCTATGGTGGCAACCTTCAACCTGGTCTCCCGCTTCCGGTGTGATCGTGGCTTTGCATGGCCATGACAGTTACGCCACCACTGAAGCTGCGTTATGGCAGCCTTATGCAGAAAAATACGGCTTTGCATTGTTGACGCTACAGTGGTGGTTCGGTGCTGGCGAGACTACAAGCGACTATTATCGTCCGGAGCAGATCTACCTCCTGGTGTCAAACCTGCTCGTAAGCAAAAACGTCAAGGTTGGTAGTGTGTTCTTCACTGGTTTCTCACGGGGCTCAGCCAACAGTTACGCAGTGGCCGCGCTGGATCATGCCGCTGCCAACCGCAATCATTTTGCACTGGTGCTCTCCAATGCCGGAGGTGCGGCCAGCGACTATCCGCCGAATCAGCAAATTTCAGCCGGTAGTTTCGGCAGCCAGCCTTTCGCCGGCATGAAGTGGGCAATGTACTGCGGCGAAAAGGATCCCGATCCCGATATCGGCGGCTGCCCGGCCATGCTCAAGTCGTCCACTTGGGTTAAAGGTCTGGGGGCATCAATGCAGCTGTTCATCGATGATCCAATCGGTAATCATGGTGGCTTCATGACCAATCCGTCCAATGTCACCCAGGTGATGGAACTCTACAGGCAAGTGCTCGCCGATTTGATTGCCGCAACGCCAACAACCGCAGTCGTGACCGCCAAAGAAGCCAACTGTTTTTTCGATTGGGCAGAAGACCATTACCCCGCGCTACTGGCTCCGGCTCGTCCCGTTTCAGAGAGTGCCACCCCTTATTACTACCGGCGTTATGGCTACACCCAAACCGCTTTAGGGATTTCGGCCTTGAACCAGCATCTCTATTTCCTCGATGCCGATAAGCACTTGAACGACATTGGCGCCGGGACCAGCTGGCTGGCGACGTCGGGATGCCGTTGAGACGCTCGACCCGCATCGCAGGTGAGTCATCCTCCAGTGACCGTCAACGCATCGCTTTCCCAGATGCAGATACGGGGCCAGTGTCGACAAGCTTCGGGAAGATGCGGATGACGCGCTCGCGTCGGTGCATCTCCTCGTTGAGCCATTCCTGCAGGTTGGTCGTGCGTCGCCGGCGCCAGTATTTCTCAGGCAGCGCGCTCACCGTCGATTTTGAAAAGCTCGCCCCGCACAGTTATTCGATGATCGCCGTGACCTGGCGTGTCGACACGCCCTGTACGACCATTTCCATCCTCAGCGCCAGCACGAACGCCTGCTCACTCCTCCGATAGCGGAAAAAATCTCCGTCGAGAAGCTGCCATCCCGCGTTTGCAGCACCCGCAGCGTCACCAGCCCAACGCGCGTGTCGAGCGTGCGAGCACGCGTCCCATTGCGGTACCCCGCCCGATCTTCCGTCCTTTCGTGCAACTGACGTTATTTTTGAATGTCGTTCTCCCGCTGGAGCCAGGGATTTTCAGCGCTCAGCCAGGAGGGAGCCATTTCTTCCGTTGTGACGTCTCTGCCGCCCGCCCCGTTGAACTTGCCTTCTGCCCTTCACCCAGCCTTTCGCCGGTCTTCACGGTGTAGCGCTTCAGCATCGTCTGCCGCGGCGTCGGCGCCTGCAGCTTCAGCGGGAAGGTATGGTCCACCTCGAAAGGAGTCGCTGTCCTTATGCCTAGTTTACGAAGACAAGTCGGCAATTGATGTCGGAAATATTTACATTACTACAGTTATCATAAAAACAATAACCTAATAATCAATATATTATACATATGGCACGATTGATGCTTCAAGCCGCAAGCATGTGGTTTGTCATCCTATAATCAATTAAAAAAGGAAATGGAAATGATCAAGAATGTCGTGAAGTCGCTTGTTGCCGTTTCGACCATAGTGGCTTGTGGCGCAGCCGCGGCCAGTGTTGTCGTCTACACCGACCGGTCGGCATGGGAAGCTGCGGTAACGGGGGGTGTGACGGAAAACTTTAATTCGTTTGCGGATGGGACCGTCGTGACTGGGGCCACCGTATTCCCGAGCGGAATCACGGCAACTGCGAGTGGTACCCTTGATATTTCGAGTTTCGCGTTTTCGGCCATCGGACAGGGAAATGCACTTAGGACCTTTGTCAATACGACGATTGTCATGCCGGGGTCGCCTGTCGCGTTCGGATTCGATTATGCGGATTTGGATCTTGGCGGCGCCAGCATTGCTTTTGGAACGTTTTCGCAGGCGCTTGCGCTGACGGGGGACGCGGATAGCAGCGTCACATCGGATGATTTTGCGTTTTTCGGGGTGGTCGCGACCGCAGCGGATATTCCGGGCGGCACCTTCAGTTTCACGAGCGTGCTGGAAGGGTTCGTGATCGACAACCTCTCGTTTGGCAGTGGCACCGCCGTGCCAGAACCTGGGACCGTCGCTCTTCTGGGTCTTGGCCTTGCCGGGCTTGGCTACGCCCGTCGGCGTCGGCATTCCTAACCCGGACGAACCGGAACCAAACAGGTTGATGTGACCGGACAATAGAGAGCGAAGCGGGGCTCACCATGAACGGGATATTGACAGAGTGATATCGACGCCGGTAGGCGTGAATTCTATCGTATTACGAACACAAGCCTGCAGGCGGCTGAACGAGGAGATCAGGCGCCGCGAACGAGTCATCCGGCTCTTCCCCGAACGATGAGTCGCCACACCGCCCGGACAGCTACGGCTCCGGGCGCTCCGATGCTTGCTCTGGCTACCGGATGAGCTAGACAAAGGGGCTTTGGCAAGCACACCGCCGCCAGGCCCCCCACCCCTGGCTCCGCCCCAGAGAAGGGAACTCCTCATCGCCGGACGAGAAACATGCATCGGGGGCGCCGTCCAGGGGCGCTGCGCCGGGCTTCGCCCGCCCCCGACACGCGCACCTCACCTGCTTTCAGAGGCGGCTAACCCTGCGAAGACACATTGCGGACAGCCGCTACCTGGGAGAAAAATTCCAGCGTGCATACCTGCTGCGGATTCTTTATCTCTCGGCCGCCACAGTCACGTGATCTTACGCCACCCTTGGAAGACGAAATTCCGGGGGAAGCTCATCATCGCTTGGTGTCCGAAGCATCCTTGGCGCATGTGCCGGGACAGGCGGAAGGAATCCGCCGGCTTCGACGTTCGTTCGCTGCAGCGTCCGACCTCGGCACGACCGGACTGTCGGCGGAGATGTGTTGACGGCACCGGTGGCCGGCTTGGCGACACGGACTAAGACCTGTGTCGGACGATTGCACGCATTTTCAGACGAATCTGGCTGACGGCATCCGGAATGTCCAGGCCGCCCGTTGCTGGCGGGAAGCAGCAACGGGCAAGCGGCCACCGGAGGTCTACCCTGTCGGCAAGGCCGTTCTACTGGTCAACAAACTGACGTACCTGCTCCAGCCAGCCGTCAATCCCGGCCGCGAGTGCTACCGGACACTGCTTTCCAGACAGCGATGGATCGCGTTCGACGTCGGTCAGCAGCGCCCGGAACTGCCAGTTCAGCTCATCGATCAGCGTCGTCAGCTCCATCGATATCTCGGGATCGGCCTCGCCGGCCAGCAGCAAAAAGTCCTCGATCCGGCATTGATCGAAGCCTGCCTCGATTACCAGCATGTACAAGGCATTTACCCGATCCACGAGAGCGGAAACACGTTCCAGATCGGTTCTGGTAATCGTCTTGCGCAAAGCAGCCCAGTCTTCAAATAACCTTCCGAGTTGCGTAAGGTGCGTCATCAGATACGCTTCGTCGAGTTTTTCGCTGGGCTGCAACTCGAAACTGCGGAACAGTCGGGAGACGAGGACGACGACGTTGGCGTCGTATTTCTTCCTATTCATGCGAAATTTCATGCCGATTCGCTTGTCGGCACCATGCTTTTCAATGAGCGACGCGGCGACCTCGGCGACTGCCAGATAGCGCGAGACCCTCGAGATCTCGTTACCGGACAGATGATAAGGGTATCCGCTGCCGTCGATCCGCTCATGATGCTGCAGCACCGCATGGGCCGTTTCCTTGGGCAAATCGGCAAAATCACGCAGCATCAGGAAGCCCGTAATGGGGTGAACATAGAGATGACGTCGTTCTTGTGCAGTCATCTGATGTCCGGGCTCAAGAAAGGTCGGCTGGATACACAGTTCGCCAACATCGTGGAAGACACTTGCCAAGGACAAGGCCTGCAGTTCTTCCCGCGGCAGCTTGCCGCTGATTCCGAGTGCCGTTCCGACCACGGCGGAGATCAGCACGTGCTGAAAGAGCTTCGGACGATCCGATTGCATGACCGCCAATCGCACGGTCAATGGGCCGGGAATACGCAATTGGCTGAAATCCCTTCCGAGCTGTTTCAGCAACTCGGGCTGTGCGAACAAGGGAGCCAGCGAAGGCACGTGGCGCGCCTCGTCTTGCATCAGGGAAACCAGTTGGCGCGCGTCAAGCGCATCGCTGATGCTCAGTGAGTGCTCAATCGGCTTGAGCAGCTTGTGCGTGACCAGGCGGTCGTAGAGCTCGCCCGACAGGCGAGTCCCGCGGCCAATGAGCTTCATTCCGCCACGGGCGTAGATATCCTCGCTGGCGACCACTTCACGCGTGTCGGCAAGCTTGGTGACGGCCTGGACGAACACGGAGTCCTCTTCAACGGCCTGGCGAGCCAGTTTGTCCTCTTCATTCTGCGGCCTGGGTTGCATCTCTCGGTTCCCTCCTTAGCTCAAGGTAGCCCCAGCCAGTTGAGCACCAAGGCTGAGGAACATGCCGCCTGCGGCGGTACTGGATGGTCGGATGGGCACTGCCAAAGATCAGCGCCGACAATACACGGCACAGAAGAACTGAAGTGCAGCGATCTGCCGTGTGACCCGCGAGCGGGCGACACCGAGTTGCAGCACCACGGCCGAAAGCTGCCCAGTTCCGCTACGCGATCGAAGAGGTGTATCGCATCGATGCCTATCCATTGTTGCCATTTTCGGAATAAAGAATTGCCGATTGTCGGCTATTTCGAACCACCGGTGCAAAGTAGAGTGCGCGCATCACTGCAGGAGCTGCTCCCATGAGAACATCCTTCCCCGTCCTCTTCGTGCCCCACGGCGCCCCCGGCTTTGCTCTGCGGCCCGGTGCGGCCGGCAGGGCCATGGAGACTGCGGTCGACGGGCTGCCGTTACCGCGCGCCATCGTCATCGTCAGCGCGCACTGGGATACGCCTG contains:
- a CDS encoding DUF3418 domain-containing protein, whose translation is MAFRHHEAEEAELQSADAQPRTQRFLGAKQFIFQLQPQRHYGLLSPNERSHRLARLCRWRCCLFAKVQHPQAVAEIEKQVGRLVHKRFLADLPCERLNHLPRYLKTAQELRIPMPVSVKRLQKRWEGMGR
- a CDS encoding choice-of-anchor I family protein, yielding MPVVSFSALGAPTLNSKAWTYTHDPANGYLSEIVAFDNASQTLWVAGVSGVDVLDARSGAFVQRIDTRAYGNINSVAIHGGVAAMAFEASVRTDPGNVRLFDTATRSPLAGTNTFAVGALPDMLTFTPDGSKILVANEGTPSTYGALVSVPGVFPRTYGPAALDPAGSVSIIDMATRSVSATATLAGVATTGTQIRTNTGMDFEPEYIAVNSAGTKAYVSLQEANAMGVLDIQSGSFARIVGLGVKDFSLPENRMDPLNDGTANLINVNVKGLYQPDAMATFERGGQTFVVMANEGDFREDDGDRSSAGSAGLNAAPPLNALRVSNTDSSAGNLFTAGARSFSIRDANGVLVYDSGEILDREAIAAGIYDDGRSRDKGVEPEGVELMEISGRLFAFIGLERTLQAAIAAFDITDPANTTFVGLMISNGDRAPEGLKGFALDGQYYLAFSNEGSSTTSVFWLAQLPEPGSLALTGLALVGLMGARLRRACTVP
- a CDS encoding MliC family protein translates to MSASLATAMLAMHFLAKLGSCTCSGTNTCDAAAYYDGSCKRQGAAVKTIKVHFACIGGQAVDATFVNGPSSRVRLALSDSRTLTLPQVLSGSGAQGPPHDDSCLLRQPPAACRRAAAQRCSQRGSARRQGAETQAAARRPPRAGARSTRAAGAHA
- a CDS encoding transposase, with protein sequence MSALPEKYWRRRRTTNLQEWLNEEMHRRERVIRIFPKLVDTGPVSASGKAMR
- a CDS encoding transposase; this translates as MNSIVLRTQACRRLNEEIRRRERVIRLFPER
- a CDS encoding HD domain-containing protein; amino-acid sequence: MQPRPQNEEDKLARQAVEEDSVFVQAVTKLADTREVVASEDIYARGGMKLIGRGTRLSGELYDRLVTHKLLKPIEHSLSISDALDARQLVSLMQDEARHVPSLAPLFAQPELLKQLGRDFSQLRIPGPLTVRLAVMQSDRPKLFQHVLISAVVGTALGISGKLPREELQALSLASVFHDVGELCIQPTFLEPGHQMTAQERRHLYVHPITGFLMLRDFADLPKETAHAVLQHHERIDGSGYPYHLSGNEISRVSRYLAVAEVAASLIEKHGADKRIGMKFRMNRKKYDANVVVLVSRLFRSFELQPSEKLDEAYLMTHLTQLGRLFEDWAALRKTITRTDLERVSALVDRVNALYMLVIEAGFDQCRIEDFLLLAGEADPEISMELTTLIDELNWQFRALLTDVERDPSLSGKQCPVALAAGIDGWLEQVRQFVDQ